The stretch of DNA TAACGTTTCCATTCCGCCGTGTGCAAACAGCTTGATGTCGGCGGACAACCAATCGGGAACTTTCTCGGCAAGCACAATGCCGCGTTGGAAATATCCATCGGTCATCTTACAGAGGTCGGCAAGCAGGCGGCGAACGGGCTCCGAAGTCGCACCGGCCGATAGCATGTCGCGGGTCACTCCGTATCGCTGCCGCCATTGGTCGGGTAGATACACCCGGCCGATCGCATAATCTCGACCGACATCCTGCCAAAAATTCGCGAGCTGCAATCCGGTGCAAATCTGATCGGACAAACGAATCTGCTCGGCGTCGGTGACGCCGGCCAACTTTAACACAAGCCTGCCAACCGGGTTTGCCGAGCGGGAGCAATAATCGAGCAATTGGTCGAGAGTTTCGTACTCCAGCACCTCCTGATCTTGCCGAAACGCGGAAAGCAGGTCAAAAAACGGCTTTCGGTCCATCGCGAACGTTGCGATGGTATGGTGCAGTGCGGGAAACATACCCTCGGTGCGTGGTTTCCCGGCGAACACGTCTTCCAAATCCGCGGCAATTCGATCCAATCCTTCACGTGCCAACCGGCGGTCGCCCGATTCGTCAGCGATGTCATCGGCAGTGCGGCAAAACGTATAAATATTGTAGAACGGTTGGCGCAAGCGACGAGGAAGTAGAATTGATGCGACGAGAAAGTTTTCGTAGTGGCTTCGTGCCAGACGTCGACAGTACCGCTCGCTATGACGCAGAATAAGTCTAGAACTCCCGACCAAAACCTCCGAATCAACCGTACCGTGACTGCTGTTTTTGGTGTGACACCCGCCTTCGGTGTCGCCCGCAGATCCCGCAACTGGCTCACTCATTGGCGTGGTGCCGACCGTGGGAGGAGAAAACGCGAGCCCCTGGACTTGCCGTCCGGGTTGTTTGGATTCGAGTTTGCGATCGGCGTGCATTCGGACAAGATTTGAGAAACAGGTTTGAACCAATGAAAATCGTACTGGCGGCCCCACGTGGATTTTGTGCCGGAGTCAACATGGCGGTCGATTCGCTCGAATTGACTTTGAAACATTTTGGCGCACCGGTCTACGTGTACCACGAGATCGTTCACAACCAGTATGTCGTCGAAATGTTCAAGTCTAAAGGCGCCGTCTTTGTCGATTCAATCGACGAGGTCCCTCGGGATAGCGTCGTCATGTTTTCTGCTCACGGCGTCTCACCGGAAATCCGCAGCGCAGCCAAAGCTAGAAATCTGACCGCCCTCGATGCGACCTGTCCGTTGGTCACCAAAGTTCACTTGGAAGCGATCAGATACGCCAAAGGCGGCTACACCATCTTTCTGATCGGACACGAAGGCCATGACGAAGTGATCGGAACGCTTGGCGAGGCCCCCGACGCAATCATTCTGGTCGAAGACGAAGACGACGTGGACAAACTGACGGTCACCGATGAATCGAAACTCGCGCTGCTGACCCAAACGACGCTAAGTGTGGACGATGCCAACCGCATCATTACGAAATTGCGTGCCCGATTCCCGAGTATCGAAAGCCCACCGAAAGGCGACATTTGTTACGCCACGCAAAACCGACAGGACGCCGTCAAAACCCTTTCCGATGATGCCGATGTGGTAGTCGTGCTGGGCAGTCAAAACAGCAGCAACAGCGCGCGGCTAAAGGAACTCGCCGAGGAACGCGGACGCCGCGCCTTCCTGATCGATGGGCCCCAAGACTTAAGCATCGACGATTTTTCGGCAAATGACGTCGTACTGATTACTGCCGGAGCAAGCGCCCCCGAGTCGGTGGTACAAGAGACAATTGAATGGCTAAAAGCTCAATTCGATGCCTCAGTCGAACTCGCCACTGTCCGCGAGGAGTCGGTGCATTTTCCACTTCCCAAACCGCTCCGCGCGATCGCCAAAGAAGCCGCGAAGGTCGCCGAGTGACGATCTGATCGGGTTCAATGCATCGGTCCGGATTGTCTCCGAAGCGAGCGCTTCGTTCCATCTGACAATACGGGTTCGGCTCATCAGCCGACGGGCCTTAGCTCCGGTTACTGCAACGAAACCGTCGCTAACGCCATGCGGCTAATCCTTGAATCCCATTTGAAAAGGCGAATCATTTCACTGTCGAGATCTGCATGTCTCGGTAGAGCACATCGGTCGTCGGGTCATGACCTTGAATGATGATTGTGCCGGCCTGATCGCGTCGACCGCGACGTGGATTCTCGTCTGGCGGGCGGGTGTCTTCCCAATCGCTGACCTGTACACCATTGACCCAAGCGGCGATATGATTCTGATAAGCCTGCAACACAACCGTTGCCCAGGTCCCGTTTTCCCCGGCGACCACCCTGGCATCCTGTCGGCGAAATATCCCCCCGGTTCCACAGTCGACCGGTGACAACCGCGATTGATCTTTAAAGTCGTTGTTAATCTGGCATTCGTAACCCATCATTTCATCGCCGGGAATACAACGAAAAAAGATCCCCGAGTTCATGTCGGGCTGATCAATCCTATAGTCGCTTCGCAGGAAGAAATCGCCGTAGGTTTCCAGCGTTTCCAATTGTGTTTTGCCTCCGTCGACATGAAGCTGGCCGTCGTCGTTGACCGTGAACTCTCCCTCCATTTCTGGATAGCGTTTCCACTGCGTCAGTTCCGCATCGATCATTGGCTTGAAACCCAACGGCCGAATCTTGATATCGCGGAACGCAACGCGGCCCGAGTTGTGTTGCAGACCGATGCGATGAGCTTGAAGTTTGGCGGGATCTTCGTATTGGCAAACGAGCTTCCCATCAAGCTCGACCGTAACCGTCTGACCTTCGGCAATGATTTTCATCTCACGCCACTGTTCCGGCTTTTGTTCCCCGGCCGCTTCGGCGTCCACCTTTTGACGCTGAACGATACTGCCGGTTGGGAAAGGGTTATCGTCGGGCGCGATATTGATCTCGTAGCAGTCCTCGGCCGGGTTTTCCGGACTTAGCGGAGTACGCACGAACACACCGCTGTTCGTGTCGGCGTCGGCATTGAACTGAAGAACCAATTCAAAATCACCCCAAGTCGTCGAGGTACAGATCAGTCCTTTCTCGCCATCATCGACAACGACAGCGTTATCTTGCACCCGAAAATTTGCCTCGCCACTGATCTGCCAACCGAAGAACGTGTGGCCGTCGAAAAGCCTGACCCAGCCTTCGGCAACCTCTTCGCGCGGAAGCCGCGCGTCGAGCAATTCCGCCTCGGTCACTTCATAAGATTGTTGCGAGGGCGATGAAACAGACTTCGAAGTGTCGCTGCTAGCGTCTGCTTCGGGTTCGACGACAGCCTCGTTCTCCTGCGTACTCGTCACTTCAGACGCGTCGTCAGCTTTCCGGGGTCCGCACCCCGGAAAAATGGACACAAAGGCAAACAATCCAAGACAGCAGAGTCGATGATCTACAAACATATTGGCCGGAGCGACGATCGAGGTGACGGGCAGCCGCTTTTCGCGGATGACAATAGATCGCGCATTGTAGCGTAGAACTTTACCGGATTAATCACCGGCTCTGTGATTGATCGCATGACCGACAGGTCGAGTTCGAAAATCGGAATGCAAGTTGGCATTAATCGAGCCATCGGCGCCAGGGGCACCCCGCAAGCCCACGCTCCAATGTGGGCGGAGATCATCCAACCTGCCAGCGAATCATCAATTTGCCTTTGATAATTCTGACTCGCTTTTCAGCACTCGATCGCCGTCTTCCTGCTCGATCAAATAGGCCGGATTGTCTTCCGTTGCGTTTCGCGTGACCTCGTTCCCCTTGATGGTCCGAGTCACTTTTTCTTTAAACGCCTCTGTGATCTGTCCTTCAGCGACGTTAGCGCCGTGCTTCCACTGAACATGTTGCTTGACCTGAAATTTCTGACCCATCAAGTTCTTCCTATCTATCGAGTTGATTGTTTTGACATAAGAGTGCCCGTTTGCTGCGCCGAGGCGATCCGACGAGTCATCACGCACTGGCTCAATGCCTTCGGGGCGAAGAGAAGCCAAACCTGAATTCGGCGGATGCTTCCCAGGGCGTCGTTCTTCGCCGACTGACGCCGACTTGACTCCCCCGACCCGCAACTGAGGCATCGAAACGTGCAAACGGTGGGCCGATCCCGATAACGCGCCAAGAAAGCGAGCTTTGGCACAGGAGTTGAATCGCAGGGTCGGTTGGCGTTTCAGCGGCCGATAATCCTGCGAACATGCTTCGGAAGGATGATCTGCTTGCTTCAAATAGGCAAAGAAAAGTAATCACCGCCGTCTCGGAATCCATTGGCGGTGGGAGTCCTGACCGATGACCAAGCACCATACCGATCCAAAAGCTGATACGACGCTCGACTTGGAAGTTCCCCTTCATCAAACACTTGAAGTTGCGGGGCGGTCGGATGTGGGACAAAAACGTGCCGAAAACCAAGATCATTTCTTGATCGCCGATCTGCGGCGACAATTAAAGATCCGCGACACAAACGTGGCGCACGACGGCTGTGGAAATGAGCTCTTCGGTTGCCAAGAAGGACATTTGCTTGTCGTTGCCGATGGCATGGGTGGTCATTCCAATGGTGAAGCGGCGAGCCGGATCGCGATTGAGTCGTCCGCCCGGTATGTGCTCGACATGATGCAATGGTTCCTCAAGTTGACTTCGACCGCCGAAGACGACTTTGTTGATGAACTGTCACAGTGTTTAGTTTCTATCCAGCAGAAGCTATGGTCACAGCCCCGTGACGGGGGCCGAACGATGGGCACGACCGTAACGATGGCCTACGTGATCCCGCCAAAGATGTATGTCGTGCACGCCGGTGACAGCCGTTGTTACCTGATCCGCGACGGTGAGGTCAAACAGTTGACGACGGATCACACCGTCGCTCAACAACTGGTTCAAGACGGCGGGTTCGACCAAGACGATCCTTCACTGCAACAGTGGCGTCATGTCCTTTGGAATTGTGTCGGCGCGGGTGACAAAGTAGTTCGCCCGGAAGCGATTCGTGTGGACTTGCAACATGGCGATCAAATCGTGTTGTGTAGTGACGGGCTGTCAGGTGTGGTTGAAGAACCAACGATCCTGAAAACGGTGACTGACGCAAAAAACTGCCAAGCCGCCGCTGACCGACTGACACAACTGGCAAACAAAAAAGGTGGTCCCGACAACATCACCGTCGTCGCCGCTCGCCTCTGTT from Roseiconus lacunae encodes:
- the hpnC gene encoding squalene synthase HpnC, with the translated sequence MHADRKLESKQPGRQVQGLAFSPPTVGTTPMSEPVAGSAGDTEGGCHTKNSSHGTVDSEVLVGSSRLILRHSERYCRRLARSHYENFLVASILLPRRLRQPFYNIYTFCRTADDIADESGDRRLAREGLDRIAADLEDVFAGKPRTEGMFPALHHTIATFAMDRKPFFDLLSAFRQDQEVLEYETLDQLLDYCSRSANPVGRLVLKLAGVTDAEQIRLSDQICTGLQLANFWQDVGRDYAIGRVYLPDQWRQRYGVTRDMLSAGATSEPVRRLLADLCKMTDGYFQRGIVLAEKVPDWLSADIKLFAHGGMETLAAIRRVDFDVLRKRPKVSKLTQGKLILAALLGRLS
- a CDS encoding PP2C family protein-serine/threonine phosphatase, whose amino-acid sequence is MTKHHTDPKADTTLDLEVPLHQTLEVAGRSDVGQKRAENQDHFLIADLRRQLKIRDTNVAHDGCGNELFGCQEGHLLVVADGMGGHSNGEAASRIAIESSARYVLDMMQWFLKLTSTAEDDFVDELSQCLVSIQQKLWSQPRDGGRTMGTTVTMAYVIPPKMYVVHAGDSRCYLIRDGEVKQLTTDHTVAQQLVQDGGFDQDDPSLQQWRHVLWNCVGAGDKVVRPEAIRVDLQHGDQIVLCSDGLSGVVEEPTILKTVTDAKNCQAAADRLTQLANKKGGPDNITVVAARLCSKAIQG
- the ispH gene encoding 4-hydroxy-3-methylbut-2-enyl diphosphate reductase; translated protein: MKIVLAAPRGFCAGVNMAVDSLELTLKHFGAPVYVYHEIVHNQYVVEMFKSKGAVFVDSIDEVPRDSVVMFSAHGVSPEIRSAAKARNLTALDATCPLVTKVHLEAIRYAKGGYTIFLIGHEGHDEVIGTLGEAPDAIILVEDEDDVDKLTVTDESKLALLTQTTLSVDDANRIITKLRARFPSIESPPKGDICYATQNRQDAVKTLSDDADVVVVLGSQNSSNSARLKELAEERGRRAFLIDGPQDLSIDDFSANDVVLITAGASAPESVVQETIEWLKAQFDASVELATVREESVHFPLPKPLRAIAKEAAKVAE
- a CDS encoding hypervirulence associated TUDOR domain-containing protein, translated to MGQKFQVKQHVQWKHGANVAEGQITEAFKEKVTRTIKGNEVTRNATEDNPAYLIEQEDGDRVLKSESELSKAN
- a CDS encoding 3-keto-disaccharide hydrolase; translation: MTSTQENEAVVEPEADASSDTSKSVSSPSQQSYEVTEAELLDARLPREEVAEGWVRLFDGHTFFGWQISGEANFRVQDNAVVVDDGEKGLICTSTTWGDFELVLQFNADADTNSGVFVRTPLSPENPAEDCYEINIAPDDNPFPTGSIVQRQKVDAEAAGEQKPEQWREMKIIAEGQTVTVELDGKLVCQYEDPAKLQAHRIGLQHNSGRVAFRDIKIRPLGFKPMIDAELTQWKRYPEMEGEFTVNDDGQLHVDGGKTQLETLETYGDFFLRSDYRIDQPDMNSGIFFRCIPGDEMMGYECQINNDFKDQSRLSPVDCGTGGIFRRQDARVVAGENGTWATVVLQAYQNHIAAWVNGVQVSDWEDTRPPDENPRRGRRDQAGTIIIQGHDPTTDVLYRDMQISTVK